A portion of the Leptospira noumeaensis genome contains these proteins:
- a CDS encoding PAS domain-containing sensor histidine kinase codes for MSTIPKTYEVLLADIKRLEEENQILKQSLNDTTSNHSDLIYALQFTQFSIDTISEAIFWTDEEGNYVFVNDAACKNYGYSKEELLSMKMFQVDPLFTPEMWKTHWQEILERKTFSIETVNQRKDGTSFPIEVTVNLVEYGGKQYNCAIARNITERKLSENNLKQSAIRLAELNSTKDKFFSIIAHDLRGPLGTQKEFIKILSEKDSSFSNAERNSYLKMLEDSSDLVYSLLENLLGWARSQTDAIQFKPVPILFYDLVQRVIGLLTLSANKKKVSIHNKIPKDLEIVADSFMIETVIRNLVSNAIKYSNGGKEVTIGIGSPDSVQNINSKLKLNPKKKIFFVKDEGVGMKEEQIQNLFRLDRKSSTPGTNQETGTGLGLILCREFLERHDSSIWIETELNLGSTFFFQLVQYTKNI; via the coding sequence ATGTCGACAATACCTAAGACATACGAAGTTTTACTAGCAGATATCAAACGATTGGAAGAAGAAAACCAAATCTTAAAACAAAGTTTGAATGATACGACCTCTAACCATTCCGATTTGATTTATGCATTACAATTTACTCAGTTTTCTATTGATACAATATCTGAAGCTATCTTTTGGACAGATGAGGAAGGAAATTACGTTTTTGTGAATGATGCAGCTTGCAAAAATTACGGTTACTCAAAAGAAGAATTGTTATCAATGAAAATGTTTCAAGTAGACCCTTTGTTTACTCCTGAAATGTGGAAAACACATTGGCAAGAAATATTAGAACGTAAAACCTTTTCCATTGAAACGGTAAATCAAAGAAAAGATGGAACATCCTTTCCAATTGAAGTGACTGTTAATTTGGTTGAGTATGGTGGAAAACAATACAACTGTGCCATCGCTCGAAACATCACAGAAAGAAAACTTTCTGAAAATAATTTAAAACAATCTGCTATTCGATTAGCCGAACTAAACTCCACTAAAGACAAATTTTTTTCTATCATCGCACATGATTTACGAGGCCCACTCGGAACCCAAAAAGAATTCATAAAGATCCTCAGTGAAAAAGATTCTTCCTTCAGTAATGCAGAAAGAAACTCCTATCTAAAAATGTTGGAAGATTCCTCTGACTTAGTTTATTCCTTACTCGAAAATCTTTTGGGCTGGGCTCGTTCCCAAACAGATGCCATTCAATTCAAACCAGTCCCCATCCTATTTTATGATTTAGTACAAAGAGTGATCGGGTTATTAACTCTTTCCGCTAATAAAAAGAAGGTATCGATTCATAATAAAATCCCAAAAGATTTGGAAATTGTAGCGGATTCCTTTATGATCGAAACTGTTATTCGTAATTTGGTTTCGAACGCAATCAAATACAGTAACGGAGGGAAAGAAGTTACAATCGGGATTGGTTCACCCGACTCAGTTCAAAACATAAATTCTAAATTAAAACTTAATCCAAAAAAAAAGATCTTCTTCGTAAAAGACGAAGGTGTGGGTATGAAAGAAGAACAAATTCAAAATCTCTTTCGTTTGGATCGAAAATCGTCCACACCCGGCACAAACCAAGAAACAGGGACAGGACTTGGTCTCATTCTCTGTAGAGAATTTTTAGAGAGACATGACAGTAGTATTTGGATAGAAACAGAATTAAATTTAGGTTCCACTTTCTTTTTTCAATTAGTACAATACACAAAAAATATTTAA
- a CDS encoding pirin family protein: MTHKSILYAQKLDFQWPTSDPFLFCVHHEDFYPKGNGKFGPDASLQGRQIGQDFAGKDGWRMYHGETIPGFPGHPHRGFETVTVVQRGLIDHADSQGAAGRYGDGDVQWMTAGAGIQHSEMFPLVDESGENTLELFQIWLNLPAKNKFVDPHFKMFWNEDIPVKVVSDASGKKIKIKTVAGSLFGEKPLDPPPDSWAGDPKNEVGIYILDLDPEASFVIPGSSPGNNKNLYYFRGEGLVLDEVLVPGKHMYNVKSDVSVELKNGSEAARILILEGKPIAEPVVQYGPFVMNKQEEIQQAFDDYRKTQFGGWPWDSYDPVHVGKGRFARHADGKEEGPT, encoded by the coding sequence ATGACCCACAAATCGATATTATACGCCCAAAAACTTGACTTCCAATGGCCCACCTCGGATCCATTTTTGTTTTGTGTTCACCATGAGGATTTTTATCCAAAAGGCAATGGAAAGTTTGGTCCGGATGCTTCCTTACAAGGCAGGCAAATCGGCCAAGACTTTGCCGGCAAAGATGGATGGAGAATGTATCACGGAGAAACTATTCCCGGGTTTCCTGGCCACCCTCATCGCGGCTTTGAAACAGTAACTGTTGTCCAAAGAGGTCTTATCGACCATGCGGACTCTCAAGGGGCCGCTGGTAGGTATGGAGACGGGGATGTACAATGGATGACTGCGGGTGCTGGAATCCAACATTCAGAAATGTTTCCTTTGGTGGATGAATCTGGTGAGAATACCTTAGAGCTCTTTCAGATTTGGTTAAACCTTCCTGCAAAAAATAAATTTGTAGATCCACATTTCAAAATGTTTTGGAACGAAGACATTCCCGTGAAAGTTGTCTCGGATGCATCTGGGAAAAAAATCAAAATTAAAACCGTCGCAGGATCTTTGTTTGGCGAAAAACCACTCGATCCTCCCCCAGATTCTTGGGCAGGTGATCCTAAAAACGAAGTGGGAATTTATATTTTGGATTTAGATCCTGAAGCCAGTTTTGTGATCCCTGGAAGTTCTCCTGGTAATAATAAAAATCTATATTACTTCCGTGGAGAAGGACTCGTTTTGGATGAAGTTCTGGTTCCGGGAAAACATATGTACAATGTAAAATCTGATGTTTCGGTAGAACTCAAAAACGGATCGGAAGCGGCCCGAATTTTGATTTTAGAAGGGAAACCCATTGCCGAACCAGTGGTTCAGTATGGTCCTTTTGTGATGAACAAACAAGAGGAAATCCAACAAGCATTTGATGACTATCGCAAAACACAGTTTGGTGGTTGGCCTTGGGATTCTTACGATCCAGTCCATGTTGGCAAAGGAAGATTTGCCAGACATGCGGACGGGAAAGAAGAAGGGCCTACTTAG
- a CDS encoding class I SAM-dependent methyltransferase, translated as MYTKNFWNERYANEEYVYGKEPNEFLRSRLPNLKKGRILFPCEGEGRNAVFAAGLGWEVFAFDQSESGKEKAIALANEKNVSIHYEISDVLGYPYAPEQMDMVALIFSHFHKSIRTTVHRNCVRTLKPGGILLLEAFSPDQLQYTSGGPKDPDMLCHLKDLRMDFSEMNVEYEEALETELNESPFHKGKAAIVRLVLRKN; from the coding sequence ATGTATACCAAAAACTTCTGGAACGAACGTTATGCGAATGAAGAATACGTTTATGGCAAAGAGCCAAATGAATTTTTACGTTCACGACTTCCTAATTTAAAAAAGGGAAGGATTTTATTTCCTTGCGAAGGTGAAGGAAGGAACGCTGTATTTGCTGCCGGCCTCGGTTGGGAGGTATTTGCCTTTGACCAATCTGAGTCAGGAAAAGAAAAAGCAATCGCCCTTGCGAACGAAAAGAATGTTTCTATTCATTATGAAATTTCGGATGTACTCGGTTATCCTTATGCTCCAGAACAAATGGATATGGTTGCCCTTATTTTTTCACATTTTCATAAATCCATACGCACAACGGTTCATAGGAATTGTGTCCGCACCTTAAAACCAGGTGGGATTTTGTTATTGGAAGCGTTTTCACCAGACCAACTACAATATACATCGGGTGGACCTAAAGATCCTGACATGCTTTGTCATTTAAAAGACTTACGAATGGATTTTTCGGAAATGAATGTTGAATATGAAGAAGCTCTTGAAACTGAACTGAATGAAAGTCCATTCCATAAAGGAAAAGCAGCCATCGTCAGGTTGGTTCTAAGAAAAAATTGA
- a CDS encoding TonB-dependent receptor plug domain-containing protein, giving the protein MKITQLLILILCLIWFRPTFADGDLEVIFQIVKSNSGKPVTNAVVISKKGKTSAVSNGEGIAKLRFPEPGYYEVKISTADRTESVFREVRFKGQVILVTISEGNLAGIVVSGERDKTPLSRYGLVQDEIKRLPGVSGDSLKALQTIPGVVIGAPVGILPSVFTNIGSNLLTGNPYSNSERGDLSLRGGGTRQNQYYFDGFPLPYPFHLGNQSSVLNNNLIKSFDVFTGAFPAKYGYATGGIIAIEGTDRVDENKTVINTNLFLSDIYNQSKILPGLAMISSGRKNYPNVVLLQAYPQGIPEDAKYAEYNDYQWKLIWDINAEHRFTVQTFGTRDRQAYTKAQADLERGGDDPRPPTGLDRMFRTDAVRYVWKGKTFRNTISYSRTTFNEFFELKFTNPLTAENIFGLQNRTTDTITYVQNAFEWELWEEHLKLEAGVQGRFRETTLKGENISSYNRLFYNIFNDLLNSNAAFRSVIDGDRIRYREKSAYAELPFKYGGFRLTPGARVDNYSGSNETNLAPRITGGYLFESTKTGIMVGHGIHYNAPVSVEALSAKSGNPNLFMERAEHNSIGVSQEFANNWQIKIEGFRNIFQNIIVPDSYIVDPYALNNDMRVFVNETAKVFANPVTPKNLNYSNAGYGHSEGVEIFIKKTKDPREQSGLFGWISYTNSITKRINNQSRLNSDESRNRTLLNNSRTLLAQTKMGTNYINYYDDNNLEIIYNNDKEQLYDLDRTHILNIVFGYKFNPEWMVGGRFRYFSGTPYTPITSATRANQAATFGLNLYFPNYSSNYNSDRFLPFHQFDLRIDRIENYSWGYINTYIEFVNFYGRRNQAGFEFDNTKNFQRNQNPAPTYDTVNSPYIVSQTPNGKMAIIPLVNIGIEVRF; this is encoded by the coding sequence ATGAAAATCACCCAACTCTTAATCCTGATCTTATGTTTGATTTGGTTTCGTCCCACATTTGCTGACGGAGACTTAGAGGTAATCTTTCAAATTGTAAAATCCAATTCAGGAAAACCAGTTACCAATGCTGTAGTCATTTCTAAAAAAGGAAAAACAAGTGCCGTCTCTAATGGGGAAGGAATCGCCAAACTTCGATTTCCCGAACCCGGATACTACGAAGTCAAAATTTCTACGGCCGATAGAACAGAATCTGTATTTCGTGAAGTTCGGTTCAAAGGCCAAGTCATCCTTGTCACTATTTCGGAAGGAAACCTAGCAGGCATTGTTGTCAGTGGAGAACGAGACAAAACTCCCCTTTCTCGGTACGGCCTTGTCCAAGACGAAATCAAACGCCTACCAGGAGTTTCTGGTGATTCATTAAAAGCACTCCAAACCATTCCTGGAGTTGTGATCGGTGCCCCAGTGGGAATTTTACCTTCTGTGTTTACAAACATTGGTTCCAATTTATTGACTGGAAATCCTTATTCCAATAGTGAAAGGGGAGACTTGTCACTTCGTGGCGGTGGCACCAGACAAAACCAATATTATTTTGACGGATTTCCTTTGCCCTATCCTTTCCATTTAGGAAACCAATCGTCAGTATTAAATAACAATTTAATCAAATCCTTTGATGTGTTTACTGGCGCATTCCCGGCTAAGTATGGTTATGCGACTGGTGGAATCATTGCCATTGAAGGAACAGACCGCGTGGATGAAAACAAAACTGTCATCAATACCAATTTGTTTTTGTCAGATATCTACAACCAATCCAAAATCCTGCCCGGTCTTGCGATGATTAGTTCGGGTAGAAAAAACTATCCCAACGTAGTCCTTTTACAGGCATATCCACAAGGGATTCCTGAAGATGCAAAGTATGCAGAATACAATGACTACCAATGGAAACTGATTTGGGATATAAACGCCGAACATAGATTCACCGTCCAAACGTTTGGAACCCGTGATAGGCAGGCCTATACGAAAGCTCAAGCCGATTTAGAAAGGGGGGGCGATGACCCGCGTCCGCCGACTGGACTCGATAGGATGTTTCGCACAGATGCCGTTCGTTATGTTTGGAAAGGGAAAACGTTTCGAAATACAATCTCTTATTCACGCACAACTTTTAATGAATTTTTTGAACTCAAATTTACTAACCCTCTGACTGCGGAAAATATTTTTGGATTACAAAACAGAACCACAGATACCATCACTTATGTTCAAAATGCCTTTGAATGGGAACTTTGGGAGGAACATCTCAAACTAGAAGCCGGGGTGCAAGGCCGCTTTCGTGAGACCACTTTAAAGGGAGAAAACATTTCTTCTTACAATCGTTTATTTTATAATATCTTTAATGACCTTTTGAATTCCAATGCGGCATTCCGATCTGTGATTGATGGAGACCGAATCCGTTATAGAGAAAAATCTGCTTATGCAGAACTGCCATTTAAATATGGTGGCTTTCGCCTAACACCTGGTGCACGAGTTGACAATTATTCAGGAAGTAATGAAACCAATTTAGCTCCGAGGATTACGGGCGGGTATCTTTTTGAATCCACAAAAACAGGGATCATGGTTGGGCATGGAATCCATTACAATGCACCCGTTTCCGTGGAAGCTTTGTCCGCCAAGTCAGGAAATCCGAATCTTTTTATGGAAAGGGCCGAACACAATTCGATAGGTGTGAGCCAAGAGTTTGCAAACAACTGGCAAATCAAAATCGAAGGTTTTCGTAACATCTTTCAAAATATCATTGTTCCTGATTCTTATATTGTGGATCCGTATGCTCTCAACAATGACATGCGGGTCTTTGTAAATGAAACTGCCAAAGTTTTTGCAAATCCAGTCACTCCCAAAAATCTAAATTACTCGAATGCTGGTTATGGACATTCAGAAGGTGTGGAAATTTTTATTAAAAAAACAAAAGACCCGAGAGAACAATCGGGACTTTTTGGTTGGATCTCCTACACAAATTCCATCACCAAACGGATCAACAACCAATCCAGGTTGAATAGTGATGAATCTCGTAACAGAACCTTACTCAATAATTCGAGAACACTTCTTGCCCAAACCAAAATGGGAACCAACTATATCAATTACTACGATGATAATAATTTGGAGATCATTTATAATAATGACAAAGAACAACTCTACGATTTAGATAGAACTCATATTTTAAATATTGTATTTGGATATAAATTCAATCCCGAGTGGATGGTGGGAGGAAGGTTTCGGTATTTTTCAGGAACTCCTTACACTCCCATTACAAGTGCTACACGGGCAAACCAAGCGGCCACCTTCGGTTTGAATTTATATTTCCCAAACTATTCCAGTAATTATAATAGTGATCGATTTTTGCCTTTCCACCAATTTGATTTGCGAATAGACCGAATTGAAAATTACTCATGGGGTTATATCAATACCTATATAGAATTTGTGAATTTTTACGGTCGCAGGAACCAAGCCGGTTTTGAATTTGATAACACAAAAAATTTCCAAAGAAACCAAAATCCTGCCCCCACTTATGATACAGTGAATTCTCCCTATATTGTTTCCCAAACACCTAATGGAAAAATGGCGATCATTCCTTTAGTCAATATTGGTATTGAGGTAAGATTTTGA
- a CDS encoding 7TM diverse intracellular signaling domain-containing protein: MKRVKNQWIPFIRILVIFLFLGSGEVFGQETTIDLKNLETSPIYLANSMLVLEDTNNQLDFETIQSPEYATKFLKLPSSKEAFNFSYSKSTYWLRIQVQNPNPISKDTVIVVAYPRLKTMDLYFQSTKESKQINSGYTVPLSLRPYKSRFFVFPIQFSGNATATLYLKVNSPNAINIPIQLWDKVAYDRHEIDDHVIQALYFGIVLAMAIFNLFVFFILKDSNYLLYVLLVLSTALTIASHNGIASEYLWQNSPWMDQYSINILISVVLILFLVFMRNLLNTKKLVPKLDFVSKALIFIQIILPILYILSFDSFIKIMVVSHSFTAFWILFNAIICSFQKERIAYFFLLAFAFLFSALIVSTLRALGFIPTNSFTIDGPQFGSAAEMLLLAFALADRYNTIIKEKETAEALVKSNLEKSNLELEEKVKERTYILNKTLSAMRRDLFVAKKIQENSLITDPKLFHQLHLVYRYLPVSEVGGDFFDVCQLNESKFRILIADATGHGVHAAMITMAIKGLYNNIKNFELSPSKVMEIFNEEFMDNFVSLNSLLTALIVDIDIDTKTIQFASAGHPAAVLLKKNQIQLLEKTGRMIGLKKQTHYGQSELSWEPGDRLFLFTDGVFEAFNSKEEEFGEEKAYALFQSTRNLGLDAAEDHLLKTLQIFLNGQDRQDDLTILGIDL; this comes from the coding sequence ATGAAAAGAGTAAAAAACCAATGGATTCCGTTCATTCGCATTTTGGTAATCTTTCTTTTTTTAGGAAGCGGAGAAGTGTTTGGGCAGGAAACAACAATTGATTTAAAAAATTTAGAAACATCTCCGATTTATCTCGCCAACTCTATGTTAGTATTAGAAGATACAAACAATCAATTGGACTTTGAAACCATTCAGTCCCCGGAATACGCAACCAAATTTCTCAAACTTCCATCTTCCAAGGAAGCATTCAATTTTTCTTATTCAAAATCTACTTATTGGCTTCGAATCCAAGTACAAAATCCAAATCCAATTTCCAAAGATACTGTGATTGTAGTTGCTTATCCCCGATTAAAAACAATGGATTTATACTTTCAAAGTACAAAAGAATCCAAACAAATCAATTCTGGTTATACGGTTCCCCTTTCACTTCGTCCTTACAAAAGTCGATTTTTTGTTTTTCCAATCCAATTTTCTGGAAATGCAACCGCTACTTTATATTTAAAAGTAAATTCACCCAATGCCATCAACATACCCATCCAACTTTGGGACAAAGTTGCGTACGATAGACACGAGATTGATGACCACGTGATCCAAGCCTTATACTTTGGAATTGTATTGGCCATGGCTATCTTCAATTTATTTGTATTTTTTATCCTAAAAGATTCCAATTATCTTTTATATGTTTTATTGGTTCTTTCAACTGCATTGACCATTGCTTCGCATAATGGAATTGCTTCGGAATATCTATGGCAAAATTCACCATGGATGGATCAGTATTCGATCAATATTCTAATCTCCGTTGTATTGATTTTGTTTTTGGTATTTATGCGGAATTTATTAAATACCAAAAAATTAGTACCAAAACTAGATTTTGTTAGTAAAGCGTTGATTTTCATTCAAATCATTTTACCTATTTTATATATTTTGTCTTTTGATTCCTTTATTAAAATTATGGTGGTCAGTCATTCTTTTACTGCTTTTTGGATTTTATTCAATGCCATCATTTGTTCGTTTCAAAAAGAAAGAATTGCCTATTTTTTCCTACTTGCATTTGCATTTTTATTTTCTGCATTGATTGTTTCTACCTTACGAGCCTTAGGATTCATTCCTACCAATTCATTTACCATTGACGGCCCACAGTTTGGATCTGCCGCCGAAATGTTGTTACTTGCTTTTGCCCTAGCTGATCGTTATAATACCATCATCAAAGAAAAGGAAACCGCAGAAGCTCTTGTAAAATCAAATTTAGAAAAATCCAATTTAGAATTGGAAGAAAAGGTCAAAGAAAGAACTTATATTTTAAACAAAACTTTAAGTGCTATGAGAAGGGATCTCTTTGTTGCCAAAAAAATCCAAGAGAATTCTTTAATCACCGATCCAAAATTATTCCATCAATTACATCTTGTTTATCGTTATCTTCCTGTATCGGAAGTAGGAGGAGATTTTTTTGATGTTTGTCAATTGAATGAAAGCAAGTTTAGAATTCTAATCGCTGATGCAACGGGTCACGGAGTCCATGCGGCGATGATTACTATGGCGATCAAAGGTTTGTATAATAATATTAAAAATTTTGAATTATCTCCATCTAAGGTTATGGAAATTTTTAACGAAGAATTTATGGATAACTTTGTATCACTTAATAGTCTTTTAACCGCATTGATTGTGGATATTGACATTGATACAAAAACAATTCAGTTTGCATCAGCTGGGCATCCCGCGGCCGTCCTTTTGAAAAAAAACCAAATCCAACTATTAGAAAAAACCGGAAGGATGATAGGCCTCAAAAAACAAACCCATTACGGCCAATCGGAACTAAGTTGGGAACCGGGAGATCGGCTCTTTTTATTTACTGACGGAGTTTTTGAAGCCTTTAACTCTAAGGAGGAAGAGTTCGGAGAGGAAAAAGCCTACGCACTTTTTCAATCCACAAGGAATCTCGGTTTGGATGCGGCCGAAGACCATCTCTTAAAAACACTACAAATCTTTCTGAATGGTCAGGATCGCCAGGACGATTTAACCATCCTAGGGATTGATTTGTAA
- a CDS encoding nitroreductase, with protein sequence MNSEMISIHEIATSVSEALETRHSIREYLSKPIPDEILQRIFHKALRTPSWKNSQPWKIHIVSGEKRNQLSAELVKAAYESAPRPETKWPESYPSDAKKRMFDLGMKIYEMAGIERKDKDARNQFMLRNFEFFGAPTAVFITSKFDLNYYVGIDLGCFLQSVLLLAREEGLGTCAQAALSSFPDVVKNSLGLPAEEKVILGLSIGYPKPDSNLNRFHTPRESAEDLIRFY encoded by the coding sequence ATGAACTCGGAAATGATATCCATCCATGAAATTGCCACCTCAGTATCGGAAGCTCTAGAAACTAGACATAGCATCCGAGAATATCTTTCTAAACCAATTCCAGATGAAATTTTACAAAGGATCTTTCATAAAGCCTTAAGAACTCCCAGTTGGAAAAATTCACAACCTTGGAAAATCCATATCGTGAGCGGTGAAAAACGAAACCAACTTTCTGCGGAACTAGTAAAAGCTGCTTACGAATCCGCACCCAGACCAGAAACCAAGTGGCCAGAATCTTACCCGAGTGATGCGAAAAAACGAATGTTTGATTTGGGAATGAAAATTTATGAAATGGCTGGGATCGAAAGAAAGGACAAAGATGCAAGGAATCAGTTTATGCTTCGCAATTTTGAATTTTTTGGAGCTCCTACAGCTGTCTTCATTACATCCAAATTTGATCTAAATTATTATGTGGGAATTGATTTGGGATGTTTTCTTCAATCGGTGTTACTTTTGGCAAGGGAAGAAGGTTTAGGAACTTGTGCACAAGCTGCCCTCAGCTCCTTTCCTGATGTGGTCAAAAATTCGTTAGGTCTTCCCGCAGAAGAAAAAGTGATTCTGGGTTTGAGTATTGGGTATCCAAAACCGGATTCCAACCTAAACCGTTTCCATACTCCACGAGAATCAGCCGAAGATTTAATTCGTTTCTATTGA
- a CDS encoding TetR/AcrR family transcriptional regulator, producing MKKEPTRVRLLQVSRNLFLKQGYSETGLNQIVQEAETVKASLYQHFDSKEMLGKEVIRIYADENLTLLKSLMKRNPKPLDFVKAWVRILSREARLSQLFGCGMANFRAQIAPHEVEIQKEIEEIANRTIDCLADYLEEAARNGHLISKVDCRLLAKHLFFVYEGVLQGYRLLADKRSLDELYRIAESLIPSPK from the coding sequence ATGAAAAAGGAACCAACCCGCGTCCGCCTCTTACAAGTCAGCCGGAATCTTTTTTTAAAACAAGGTTACTCTGAGACTGGCCTCAATCAAATTGTGCAGGAAGCCGAAACTGTTAAGGCCAGTTTGTACCAACATTTTGATTCCAAAGAAATGTTGGGTAAAGAAGTGATTCGGATTTACGCCGACGAAAATCTAACCCTACTCAAATCTTTGATGAAACGAAATCCAAAACCACTGGATTTTGTAAAGGCTTGGGTTCGCATACTTTCCAGGGAAGCCAGGCTCTCCCAACTATTTGGATGTGGGATGGCAAATTTCCGCGCACAAATTGCCCCTCATGAAGTAGAAATCCAGAAGGAAATTGAAGAAATCGCCAATCGGACAATCGATTGTTTGGCGGATTACCTGGAAGAGGCGGCTAGGAACGGTCATTTAATTTCCAAAGTGGATTGCCGACTCCTCGCCAAACATTTATTTTTTGTTTATGAAGGGGTCCTGCAAGGATATCGTTTGCTTGCTGATAAAAGGTCATTGGATGAATTATACCGAATTGCGGAAAGTTTGATCCCATCTCCTAAATGA
- the ilvD gene encoding dihydroxy-acid dehydratase, which yields MTLNRYSRTLTQDESLPASQAMIIGSGVPYEDLNKPFIGIGSTGFDGNPCNMHLTTLSALQKKSVLDTKEMVGLLFNTIGVSDGITNGNDGMRFSLPSREIIADSIETIAGAHYYDGLLFTAGCDKNMPGAIMAMARLNRPSIMVYGGTINGGNYKGEKLNIVSAFEAYGKKINGKITEDDFKEVIKNSCPGPGACGGMYTANTMATAIEVMGMSLPYSSSSPARSEEKKKECMNIGKYMYNLLEKDIKPSDIITPKSILNALRVVTILGGSTNAALHMIAIARTMGIPLDLEQIQKVTDTTPLLADMKPSGKYLMEDLHAIGGTPAIMKFMLREGLIDGSCLTVTGKTIAENLEGLPDLPSDQDLLRPVSNPIKKEGHIQVLYGNIAKKGAVAKITGHEGEMFEGKAICFDSEVEANTGIRDGKVKPGHVVVIRYVGPKGGPGMPEMLKPTSAIIGAGLGDNVALITDGRFSGGSHGFVVGHITPEAMEGGELAFVKDGDKILIDARTNKLELQISPEELEKRRAAWKKPPYRITTGYLWKYIQMVKDASTGCLTDR from the coding sequence ATGACTTTGAATCGATACAGCCGCACTCTTACCCAAGACGAATCCCTTCCCGCTTCCCAAGCCATGATCATTGGATCGGGAGTTCCTTATGAAGATCTGAACAAACCATTCATAGGAATTGGAAGTACTGGATTTGATGGAAATCCGTGTAACATGCACTTAACCACTCTTTCTGCCTTACAAAAGAAAAGTGTACTAGATACAAAAGAAATGGTTGGTTTACTATTTAACACCATCGGTGTGAGCGACGGAATCACCAATGGAAATGATGGGATGCGATTTTCCTTACCATCTCGAGAAATCATTGCCGATTCCATTGAAACCATTGCTGGTGCTCATTATTATGACGGTCTTCTTTTTACCGCTGGTTGTGATAAAAATATGCCAGGTGCCATCATGGCAATGGCTAGACTCAATCGCCCATCTATCATGGTGTATGGTGGAACGATCAATGGTGGAAATTACAAAGGTGAAAAATTAAATATTGTATCTGCCTTCGAAGCTTACGGAAAAAAAATAAACGGCAAAATCACTGAAGATGATTTTAAAGAAGTGATTAAAAATTCCTGCCCAGGCCCTGGAGCTTGTGGTGGAATGTATACGGCCAACACAATGGCAACGGCCATCGAAGTGATGGGAATGAGTTTGCCTTATAGTTCTTCTTCCCCTGCACGCAGTGAAGAAAAAAAGAAAGAATGTATGAATATTGGAAAGTATATGTACAATCTTTTAGAAAAAGACATCAAACCTTCTGATATCATCACTCCTAAATCCATTCTGAATGCACTTCGTGTAGTGACGATTCTTGGTGGTTCCACAAATGCAGCCTTACATATGATTGCGATTGCAAGGACTATGGGCATCCCACTTGACTTAGAACAAATTCAGAAAGTAACCGATACAACCCCACTCCTTGCGGATATGAAACCAAGTGGAAAGTATCTTATGGAAGACCTTCATGCCATCGGGGGAACACCTGCTATCATGAAATTCATGTTACGCGAAGGTTTGATTGACGGATCTTGTTTGACCGTCACTGGAAAAACCATTGCAGAAAACTTGGAAGGCCTTCCTGATCTTCCGAGTGACCAAGACTTACTCAGGCCCGTTAGTAACCCCATTAAAAAAGAAGGTCATATCCAAGTTCTCTACGGCAATATCGCCAAAAAAGGAGCTGTGGCAAAAATCACTGGCCACGAAGGGGAAATGTTCGAAGGAAAAGCCATTTGTTTTGATTCTGAAGTGGAAGCCAATACAGGCATTCGTGATGGAAAAGTCAAACCAGGCCATGTGGTTGTGATTCGTTATGTAGGCCCTAAAGGTGGCCCAGGAATGCCGGAAATGTTAAAACCAACTTCTGCCATCATTGGTGCAGGCCTCGGGGATAACGTGGCTCTCATTACGGATGGAAGGTTCTCTGGAGGAAGCCATGGTTTTGTTGTGGGTCATATCACGCCAGAAGCAATGGAAGGCGGAGAGTTGGCATTTGTAAAAGATGGGGACAAGATCCTCATCGATGCTCGCACGAACAAACTCGAATTACAAATTTCACCTGAGGAATTAGAAAAAAGAAGAGCGGCCTGGAAAAAACCTCCATACCGCATTACCACTGGATATCTTTGGAAATACATCCAGATGGTAAAAGATGCCAGTACTGGTTGCCTAACAGACCGTTAG